From the Gramella sp. Hel_I_59 genome, one window contains:
- a CDS encoding invasin domain 3-containing protein: MNLKQIFILIFFFGITSEDTPVISSESIPEVSMAGKELLFTFDATSAESLLILNNAYGSTAIKAEESSNSVFKVPQFISDKSGILIWKYVNKKSSRSGEITILPQTSPKLIETYFGPRSIQAGYDDFSMLVSIPTDSLDNPLADGTPVNISEFFQGNLVEQDFEMEHMFAWKNIYTREKAGKITVATSAEGVAGKEMISNVYPSLASDFSITTNSEHLYADGNQVTQLITSTITDDYGNVVSDGTSVEFVVQTEQGMKLKTSANTINGIATAQLLHPEKAGSWSIQANVTGMAVSSSVNIVFEPVLTEIPYEISDRSISVGPLKSFMNQLLPDGADVHLQLRLKNDNIYREKAPTQDGIANFRIPKTIAMEYIREITVESMGVRKKLDL, encoded by the coding sequence ATGAACCTGAAGCAAATTTTCATTTTGATCTTCTTCTTCGGAATAACTTCGGAAGATACTCCGGTGATCTCTTCGGAATCTATTCCTGAAGTAAGTATGGCCGGGAAGGAATTACTGTTCACTTTCGATGCTACTTCGGCTGAATCGTTACTCATTCTTAATAATGCCTACGGAAGTACAGCGATCAAAGCTGAAGAATCCAGCAATTCAGTCTTTAAAGTGCCGCAGTTTATCTCTGATAAAAGTGGGATCCTGATATGGAAATACGTAAATAAGAAAAGTTCCAGGTCTGGTGAGATCACTATTCTACCGCAAACCTCTCCAAAGCTGATCGAAACTTATTTTGGTCCGCGCAGTATACAGGCTGGTTATGATGACTTTTCCATGCTGGTTAGTATCCCGACAGACTCTCTGGATAATCCACTGGCAGATGGAACTCCAGTAAATATTTCAGAATTCTTCCAGGGTAATTTAGTGGAGCAGGATTTTGAAATGGAACATATGTTTGCCTGGAAAAATATTTATACCCGGGAAAAAGCTGGTAAGATTACTGTAGCCACTTCCGCAGAAGGCGTGGCTGGTAAAGAGATGATTAGTAACGTATATCCTTCATTGGCTTCAGACTTCAGCATTACTACAAATTCAGAACATTTGTACGCTGATGGAAACCAGGTCACCCAGCTAATAACATCTACGATAACCGATGACTATGGTAATGTTGTAAGTGATGGAACTTCCGTAGAATTTGTAGTGCAGACAGAGCAGGGGATGAAATTGAAAACCAGCGCTAACACAATAAACGGAATAGCTACGGCACAATTACTTCATCCTGAAAAGGCTGGAAGCTGGAGTATACAGGCAAATGTCACCGGAATGGCCGTTTCTAGTTCGGTAAACATCGTATTTGAACCAGTTTTAACCGAAATTCCGTACGAGATAAGCGATCGAAGTATATCAGTAGGACCTTTGAAAAGTTTTATGAACCAGTTACTGCCAGATGGAGCAGATGTTCATTTACAACTCAGGCTTAAAAATGATAACATTTACAGGGAGAAAGCACCAACTCAGGACGGAATTGCCAACTTTAGGATCCCTAAGACCATAGCAATGGAATATATTAGAGAGATCACCGTGGAATCGATGGGAGTTCGTAAAAAATTAGATCTGTAA
- a CDS encoding response regulator, which produces MKILAVDDQQLVLMPLEKRLKDEGYEVRTTTQAEKAIEIFESFQPDLLIIDINMPNSNGLDIVRILRNEMKVETPIMVLSGNTDENLIVQGFELGIQDFMKKPLSLVEVCARVKRLIGHTESANPKTVGNSIIQNRCVGVVIPCYNEENRLKSAEFISFLEKTSGYHLCFVNDGSTDKTMLVLQELQKGREDYISIYNCPKNGGKAEAVRAGLLHLSKFEDLDYVGFLDADLSTDFKDFDDLVKTIETTDFQIVNGSRISRMGANIAKESARQIISMTINFIIVSILGMPFKDTQCGAKIMRKELIPIAFEKPFLTKWLFDVEIFMRMKKHFGKNKAQEIICEQPLKRWVHEDGSKLSMKDSLKIGFQLMSIYWSYNFGSSHKASKKNDVNHQVA; this is translated from the coding sequence ATGAAAATTTTAGCCGTAGACGATCAGCAGTTAGTTCTAATGCCGCTTGAGAAAAGATTGAAAGATGAAGGATATGAAGTAAGAACGACCACTCAAGCTGAAAAGGCTATTGAAATCTTTGAGAGTTTTCAACCAGACCTTTTAATTATCGATATCAATATGCCTAATTCAAATGGATTGGACATCGTAAGAATTCTTAGAAATGAAATGAAGGTTGAAACGCCAATTATGGTTCTTTCCGGGAATACAGATGAGAATTTGATCGTGCAGGGATTTGAGCTTGGGATTCAGGATTTCATGAAAAAACCTTTAAGTCTTGTCGAAGTTTGCGCTCGTGTTAAAAGACTTATTGGTCACACTGAATCTGCAAATCCAAAAACGGTAGGAAATAGTATCATTCAGAATCGATGTGTTGGGGTGGTGATCCCATGTTATAACGAAGAAAACAGGCTGAAATCTGCGGAATTTATCTCGTTCCTGGAAAAAACTTCAGGTTATCATTTGTGTTTTGTGAACGACGGAAGTACAGACAAGACCATGCTGGTACTACAGGAACTACAAAAAGGGAGAGAAGATTATATTAGTATCTATAATTGCCCGAAGAATGGAGGAAAAGCTGAAGCTGTTAGAGCTGGTTTACTTCATCTTTCTAAATTTGAAGATCTGGATTATGTAGGTTTTCTGGATGCCGATCTTTCTACGGATTTTAAGGATTTCGACGATTTGGTAAAAACCATTGAAACTACAGATTTCCAGATTGTAAACGGTTCAAGAATTAGTAGAATGGGTGCTAATATCGCTAAAGAAAGCGCAAGACAGATCATTAGTATGACCATTAATTTCATCATTGTATCTATCCTGGGAATGCCTTTTAAAGATACACAGTGTGGAGCTAAGATCATGCGAAAGGAATTGATCCCGATCGCCTTCGAAAAGCCTTTTCTTACCAAATGGTTATTTGATGTAGAGATCTTTATGAGAATGAAGAAACACTTCGGAAAAAATAAAGCCCAGGAAATCATTTGCGAGCAACCCTTGAAAAGATGGGTACATGAAGATGGATCCAAATTATCTATGAAAGACTCATTAAAAATAGGGTTTCAATTAATGAGTATTTACTGGAGCTATAACTTTGGAAGTAGCCACAAAGCGAGTAAAAAAAATGATGTAAATCACCAGGTCGCTTAG
- a CDS encoding type IX secretion system membrane protein PorP/SprF translates to MGFVNGYDKAMTGMLGFQIFDNLFAGYSYDYATNDFGEYHNGSHEIVLKFKFNKSGYQSSRALNSY, encoded by the coding sequence ATTGGTTTCGTAAACGGGTATGATAAAGCCATGACCGGAATGCTAGGTTTTCAAATATTTGATAACCTTTTTGCTGGCTATTCTTATGATTATGCAACCAATGATTTTGGAGAATATCACAACGGTTCACATGAAATCGTATTAAAATTTAAGTTCAACAAATCTGGGTATCAATCCAGCCGTGCATTAAACTCCTATTAA
- a CDS encoding mechanosensitive ion channel family protein: MINFWNTYRENIIYGLIVVGSVLLLLVATKYLIRWLIGKAKKKYPNDEHHRISLVGRILKILWVVLGLIAFSIVFISKDKYDIATKNFEIILYVGFVLIFTIIGASIVEALFARTIKKTTASGGDPTSYKFLRYLSVFGVYFIGAILATLAFPALRGIAQTALGGAGILALVIGVASQEALANLIGGVFIIAFKPFRVGDVIKITDDLVGTVTDITLRHTIIRNYQNKMIVIPNAIINKEKVTNYDLDEKKICQWIEIGISYDSDIDLAKKIMKEECEAHPNLFDNRSNQDLRNGVPLVIVRVTNLGDSSITIRAWAWAWDYASAFVMKCELYESIKKRFDAEAVEIPFPHRTLVFKKDKDELKVD, translated from the coding sequence ATGATCAATTTCTGGAATACGTATCGCGAAAATATTATTTACGGCCTTATAGTTGTGGGATCGGTTCTACTATTGCTCGTTGCAACAAAATATCTTATTCGTTGGTTGATTGGAAAAGCGAAAAAGAAATACCCCAATGATGAGCACCATAGGATAAGCCTAGTAGGTCGAATCTTAAAGATTCTATGGGTTGTATTGGGCTTGATCGCTTTCAGTATTGTCTTTATTTCCAAAGATAAATATGACATTGCTACCAAAAATTTCGAAATCATTCTCTACGTAGGTTTCGTACTTATTTTCACAATCATTGGAGCCAGTATCGTTGAAGCTTTATTTGCAAGAACGATCAAGAAAACAACTGCTTCTGGCGGCGATCCAACCAGCTATAAGTTTTTACGATATTTAAGTGTATTCGGCGTTTATTTTATAGGTGCTATTCTGGCAACCCTTGCTTTTCCTGCCCTAAGAGGTATTGCTCAAACTGCCCTTGGTGGTGCCGGTATACTGGCCCTGGTGATAGGTGTGGCCTCTCAGGAAGCACTTGCAAACCTGATTGGCGGGGTCTTTATAATTGCATTTAAACCCTTTAGAGTTGGTGATGTAATCAAAATCACAGATGATCTCGTGGGTACCGTAACCGATATAACGCTTCGGCATACGATCATAAGAAATTATCAGAATAAGATGATCGTGATTCCTAATGCTATTATTAATAAAGAAAAAGTGACCAACTACGATCTGGATGAAAAGAAGATCTGCCAGTGGATTGAAATTGGAATTTCCTACGACAGTGATATTGATCTTGCAAAGAAAATTATGAAAGAAGAATGTGAAGCTCATCCCAATCTCTTTGACAACAGATCCAATCAAGACCTTAGAAACGGAGTTCCTCTAGTGATAGTAAGAGTGACCAACCTTGGAGATTCCTCTATAACTATCAGAGCCTGGGCCTGGGCGTGGGATTACGCTTCAGCCTTTGTGATGAAATGTGAACTATATGAGAGTATCAAAAAAAGATTTGACGCGGAAGCTGTGGAAATTCCATTTCCTCATAGAACACTGGTATTTAAAAAGGATAAGGATGAATTGAAGGTTGATTAA
- a CDS encoding PAS domain-containing hybrid sensor histidine kinase/response regulator, producing the protein MEDGSENKPEIFESAEDLYHDAPCGYVSFRNDGTIYNINKTLLGWLDFDKNEILGTKKIYELFKMGGRMYFETHFFPLIRIQGFANEINFEIRKNDGSTFPALINVKELKGPTIRENRYRASVYDISDRKKYEQELMNAKLKAEKQAQVKAEFLATISHEIRTPLNAIVGIGDLLTKTSLNPKQKEYADILRLSSGNLLGLVNNILDLSKLEAKAVQLEKKPFAIRTLTNSLIHTFKLKCNEKGVELISEIDEEIPNYIVGDPIKLSQVLTNLLGNAIKFTCDGHVKLVVKLNASSSEKLDLNFSVLDTGTGIPADKLQSVFEEFSQASYEVNLEYGGTGLGLTISQQLLKLHGSEIKVASVLGEGSEFSFDITYEKYTNSFMEIDGDDSFQRKKLDQAKLLIVEDNPVNIFVISEYLKEWKINFDVAKNGKKAIEAAKKKNYDVILMDLHMPVINGFEATSTIRNLSLEKQPVILALSATSREAIQSELDRAGIDDFISKPFGPADLHKLISNYIVTTSENEKVSEPFKDKLGIITSEEHKEASQKSIDLSRFVKMANNKPEFLQKFIANTLIAFQDYLEDFQKAADLRDATQISELIHKSTMSVYYIQSDKLVQLLRDCQSFFEEKNANSEEIEAVIDHATAEFHQVIISLKNSDEAALMTESQSVVN; encoded by the coding sequence ATGGAAGATGGCAGTGAAAATAAACCTGAAATATTTGAATCTGCTGAAGATTTGTACCATGATGCACCTTGTGGTTATGTTTCATTCAGAAATGATGGTACGATATACAACATAAATAAGACCTTACTTGGATGGCTGGATTTTGACAAAAATGAGATCCTGGGAACGAAGAAGATATATGAGCTCTTTAAAATGGGTGGAAGAATGTATTTCGAAACTCATTTTTTTCCATTGATAAGAATTCAGGGGTTTGCTAATGAAATCAATTTCGAAATTCGAAAAAATGATGGATCTACCTTTCCAGCATTGATCAACGTAAAGGAATTAAAAGGTCCTACCATTCGTGAGAATCGCTACAGAGCTTCGGTTTATGATATTTCTGATAGAAAAAAGTACGAGCAGGAACTAATGAATGCTAAGCTGAAGGCTGAGAAACAGGCCCAGGTAAAAGCAGAATTTCTTGCAACCATCAGTCATGAGATAAGAACGCCCTTGAACGCTATAGTTGGGATAGGTGATCTTTTAACGAAAACATCTTTAAACCCGAAACAAAAAGAATACGCAGATATACTCAGGTTATCGTCGGGAAATCTTCTGGGTCTTGTAAACAACATTCTGGACTTAAGTAAACTGGAAGCCAAGGCAGTACAATTAGAAAAGAAGCCTTTTGCCATTCGCACTCTTACCAATAGTTTGATCCATACATTTAAGCTGAAATGCAATGAAAAAGGGGTAGAACTAATTTCTGAAATAGATGAGGAGATCCCAAATTATATCGTTGGTGATCCAATTAAGCTCAGTCAGGTACTTACAAATCTTTTAGGTAACGCGATTAAATTTACCTGCGACGGTCATGTCAAATTGGTTGTAAAACTTAATGCGTCATCTTCAGAAAAGCTAGATCTTAACTTTAGCGTATTAGATACAGGTACTGGGATTCCAGCGGACAAATTGCAAAGTGTTTTTGAAGAGTTCTCACAGGCCAGTTATGAGGTAAATCTTGAGTATGGTGGCACAGGTCTAGGTCTAACAATTTCGCAGCAACTTTTAAAACTTCATGGAAGTGAGATTAAAGTAGCAAGTGTATTAGGAGAAGGATCTGAATTTAGTTTCGATATCACGTATGAGAAGTACACGAACTCGTTTATGGAGATCGATGGCGATGACAGCTTTCAGAGAAAAAAATTAGATCAAGCTAAATTATTGATTGTTGAAGATAATCCTGTGAATATTTTTGTGATTTCAGAGTATCTGAAAGAATGGAAGATCAACTTTGACGTTGCCAAAAATGGAAAAAAAGCTATCGAAGCGGCCAAGAAAAAGAACTATGATGTTATTCTAATGGATCTTCATATGCCTGTGATCAATGGTTTCGAAGCGACTTCCACTATTAGAAATCTCAGTCTTGAAAAACAACCGGTTATTCTGGCGTTGTCAGCTACAAGTAGAGAGGCAATACAGTCTGAGCTTGATCGTGCTGGTATAGATGATTTTATCTCCAAACCTTTTGGTCCAGCGGATCTACATAAGCTAATCTCGAATTATATAGTTACCACTTCAGAAAATGAAAAAGTAAGCGAACCCTTTAAGGATAAGCTAGGAATTATTACTTCGGAAGAACATAAAGAAGCCTCCCAGAAATCTATTGACCTAAGCCGTTTCGTAAAAATGGCAAATAATAAACCAGAATTTCTACAGAAGTTTATAGCCAATACGCTAATAGCATTTCAGGACTACTTAGAAGATTTTCAGAAGGCTGCAGATCTACGGGATGCCACGCAAATCTCAGAGCTTATTCATAAAAGTACTATGTCGGTATACTACATTCAGTCTGATAAACTGGTACAGCTACTAAGAGACTGCCAAAGTTTTTTTGAAGAGAAAAACGCAAATTCTGAAGAAATTGAAGCCGTTATAGATCACGCCACTGCTGAGTTTCATCAGGTTATAATCTCCTTAAAGAATTCGGATGAAGCGGCTTTGATGACCGAATCGCAGAGTGTAGTGAATTAA
- a CDS encoding alpha/beta hydrolase, producing MAMIDQSDVLKRNNVTVKGSGSQSIVFAHGYGCDQFMWRFVYPAFLEDYKVILFDHVGSGNSDESFYNVQKYNSLEGYADDILEICHALELENVILVGHSVSSMISLLAANKEPSLFSNIIMIGPSPCYIDKEEYKGGFSQQDIDELLETLESNYLGWASTMAPVIMGNPEKPELGDELTNSFCRTNPEIAKHFAKVTFLSDNREDLDDLKIPTLIIQCEEDAIAPLAVAKYVNSKITSSTLELIDATGHCPNLSAPEETISAIKNYLEKKD from the coding sequence ATGGCTATGATCGATCAAAGTGACGTTTTAAAACGTAATAATGTTACTGTAAAGGGGAGTGGTAGTCAGTCTATAGTCTTTGCGCATGGATATGGTTGTGATCAATTCATGTGGAGATTCGTTTATCCTGCATTTCTTGAAGATTATAAAGTCATTCTATTTGATCATGTAGGTTCTGGAAATTCTGATGAATCTTTTTACAACGTACAGAAATACAATAGCCTTGAAGGTTATGCAGACGATATTCTGGAAATATGTCATGCCCTGGAACTGGAAAACGTTATCCTGGTTGGGCATTCCGTTAGTTCAATGATCTCTTTACTGGCGGCGAATAAAGAGCCTTCATTATTTTCTAATATAATCATGATTGGACCATCGCCTTGTTATATCGATAAAGAAGAGTATAAGGGCGGATTTAGTCAGCAGGATATCGATGAATTGTTAGAAACACTGGAAAGTAATTATCTGGGCTGGGCATCTACAATGGCGCCAGTCATTATGGGAAATCCTGAGAAACCGGAGTTAGGGGATGAGTTAACTAATAGTTTTTGCAGAACAAACCCGGAAATAGCAAAGCATTTCGCAAAAGTCACATTTCTTTCAGATAATCGGGAGGATCTAGATGATCTTAAAATCCCTACTTTGATCATTCAGTGTGAAGAGGATGCTATTGCACCGCTTGCAGTTGCCAAATATGTAAACAGTAAAATTACGAGTAGTACTTTAGAATTGATCGATGCTACCGGGCACTGTCCAAACTTAAGTGCTCCGGAAGAAACGATAAGTGCTATAAAGAATTACCTGGAAAAAAAGGACTAG
- a CDS encoding PQQ-dependent sugar dehydrogenase produces MKKYIASIGILLSVYACADSNSGNDLSENTEDPVAVPGDTSEENQQVPDPIEAGVSNAYGFEMVVEGLDIPWGFTFMPDKSMLITEKNGDIIHFKNGEKIKISGGPEVYDRGQGGLLDVVLHPEYESNGWIYLSYASPEGSADGGNTAIMRAKLNGNKLTSKEVLYKATPNTTKGQHFGSRIAFDKNGYLFFSAGERGERDVNPQDISRDNGKVYRLNDDGSIPSDNPFVGEENAVEAIYSYGHRNPQGMILNPETGEIWVHEHGPKGGDEINVVEKGANYGWPVVTYGENYSGTPITDERSKPGMKDPIFYWLPSIAPSGFAYVTSEKFPELKGNLLVGSLKFQYLELLELDGKKITKRTKLIDGAGRMRDVRQGPDGDIYVAIEGKGIAKLTNK; encoded by the coding sequence ATGAAAAAGTATATTGCATCCATTGGTATTTTACTTTCAGTTTATGCCTGTGCTGATTCGAATTCTGGAAACGATCTTTCAGAAAATACTGAAGATCCTGTTGCGGTACCCGGAGATACTTCCGAAGAAAACCAACAAGTTCCAGATCCTATTGAAGCTGGAGTTTCAAATGCATATGGATTTGAAATGGTAGTTGAAGGGCTGGATATTCCATGGGGTTTTACATTTATGCCAGATAAGAGCATGCTGATCACTGAAAAAAATGGTGATATCATTCATTTTAAAAATGGTGAAAAGATTAAGATTTCCGGAGGTCCAGAAGTTTATGATCGCGGTCAGGGAGGTTTGCTTGATGTGGTGCTTCACCCAGAATATGAATCCAATGGCTGGATCTATTTATCCTATGCTTCCCCGGAAGGAAGTGCAGATGGAGGGAATACTGCCATTATGCGGGCGAAACTTAATGGTAACAAACTAACTTCTAAAGAGGTGCTTTATAAGGCCACTCCGAATACTACCAAAGGTCAGCATTTCGGTTCCAGGATAGCTTTTGATAAAAACGGTTACCTGTTCTTTAGTGCTGGTGAAAGAGGTGAGCGAGATGTAAACCCACAGGATATCTCTCGTGATAACGGGAAAGTTTATAGATTAAATGACGATGGTTCAATTCCATCAGACAATCCTTTCGTTGGTGAAGAGAATGCAGTTGAAGCGATCTATTCTTACGGACATAGGAATCCGCAGGGAATGATCCTTAATCCTGAAACCGGAGAGATCTGGGTACATGAGCATGGACCAAAAGGTGGAGACGAGATCAACGTGGTAGAGAAAGGCGCTAATTATGGTTGGCCTGTAGTGACTTATGGTGAAAATTATAGCGGGACACCAATTACTGACGAACGCAGCAAACCGGGAATGAAAGATCCTATTTTCTACTGGTTACCTTCTATTGCTCCTAGCGGATTCGCTTATGTAACTTCAGAAAAATTTCCAGAATTGAAAGGCAACCTTTTAGTAGGATCTCTAAAATTTCAATATCTTGAACTACTTGAACTTGATGGTAAAAAGATCACTAAAAGAACCAAACTTATTGATGGTGCGGGACGTATGCGCGACGTAAGACAGGGACCAGATGGAGATATTTATGTTGCCATTGAAGGAAAAGGAATTGCAAAATTAACCAACAAATAA
- a CDS encoding cytochrome c yields MKKLLFVFGLAAMVACKSDKKENETEDESYVIPSSEKSSEQTPLTASIKRGKGIYSDLCVTCHLPNGKGIAGTYPPLDGSNWLTEKREESIRGVKYGMKGPIEVNGEKYDNVMTPMGLSDQEVADAMNYVMNSWSNNIDDMVTVEEVAAVKESAE; encoded by the coding sequence ATGAAGAAACTACTTTTCGTATTTGGATTGGCCGCGATGGTGGCTTGTAAATCTGATAAAAAAGAAAATGAAACCGAAGATGAATCTTACGTAATTCCTTCTTCGGAAAAGTCCAGCGAACAAACGCCGCTAACTGCAAGTATCAAAAGAGGAAAAGGTATTTATTCAGATCTTTGTGTGACTTGTCACTTACCAAACGGGAAAGGAATCGCCGGAACTTACCCTCCACTCGATGGCTCCAACTGGCTTACAGAAAAGCGTGAAGAAAGCATTCGCGGTGTTAAATATGGAATGAAAGGTCCTATTGAAGTGAATGGCGAGAAATATGACAATGTGATGACTCCAATGGGCTTAAGCGACCAGGAAGTTGCAGATGCAATGAACTACGTCATGAACTCCTGGAGCAACAATATAGACGATATGGTGACGGTTGAAGAAGTAGCTGCTGTCAAGGAAAGCGCTGAATAA
- a CDS encoding septum formation initiator family protein, whose protein sequence is MKLKDLRKKRWFRFISNKYVLISIIFIGWMFFLDTNSWFIHHELDVEIEELQSNKSYYQEEIAKDKAIIEDLQDSVQLERFARQKYYMKRPNEDIYIIEYDTID, encoded by the coding sequence ATGAAATTAAAAGACCTGCGTAAAAAACGATGGTTCCGGTTTATCAGTAACAAATATGTACTGATAAGCATTATTTTCATAGGCTGGATGTTCTTTCTGGATACCAATTCCTGGTTCATACATCACGAACTGGATGTGGAAATAGAAGAACTACAAAGTAATAAGAGCTATTATCAGGAAGAGATCGCGAAAGACAAGGCAATCATTGAAGATCTTCAGGATTCGGTGCAACTCGAACGTTTTGCACGCCAGAAGTACTATATGAAAAGACCCAATGAAGATATTTATATTATCGAGTACGATACTATAGATTGA
- a CDS encoding methylmalonyl-CoA mutase subunit beta — protein MKQLLFQEFENVSAKQWKQKIQADLKGADYNEKLVTKTLHGIDIKPFYSSEDISESLSIPNPAHWNICEKIYITSEASAVNKAQEKIQKGTESLWFILASEEIDFVEILKSIPVEVQVYLQCEFLNSEFILKLDTEISKTNRKVYLRNDIIGNLARSGNWFDNLKSDHSELKKIIQKSSGFASVLSIDLGLYQNAGANIPQQLAYSLAQVSEYLHHFEGLDSEKKASFKIQFYVSVGSDYFFEISKIRALRWLFATIAPEFGFHKDCHIVAEPTKRTKTLYDFNVNLLRTTTESMSAILGGADSICNMPYDAIYHKNNEFGDRIARNQLLVMRHESYFGKVGNVAEGTYYIETITRQIAEKALQIFKDIEKGGGFLKELKEGIIQKKIRESAKEEQNKFDSGELILIGTNKFENPEDRMKDDLELFPFLKQNPRKTLLQPVLERRLSEAMEQKRLEKETSAENSQN, from the coding sequence ATGAAGCAATTGTTATTTCAGGAATTTGAAAATGTTTCTGCAAAGCAATGGAAACAAAAGATCCAGGCAGATCTTAAAGGTGCCGATTATAATGAGAAACTGGTTACCAAGACTCTCCACGGCATTGATATAAAACCCTTCTATTCTTCGGAAGATATTTCAGAAAGTCTTTCGATCCCTAATCCGGCTCACTGGAATATCTGTGAAAAGATCTATATCACTTCTGAAGCTTCCGCAGTAAATAAAGCCCAGGAAAAAATACAGAAGGGAACTGAATCTTTATGGTTCATTTTAGCTTCTGAAGAAATCGATTTCGTAGAAATTCTGAAGTCGATACCAGTAGAAGTTCAGGTTTACCTGCAATGCGAATTCTTGAATTCAGAATTCATACTGAAGCTGGATACGGAAATTAGTAAGACTAATCGAAAGGTTTACCTGCGTAATGATATTATAGGCAACCTGGCCCGATCTGGAAACTGGTTTGATAACCTGAAATCTGATCATTCAGAATTAAAAAAAATTATACAGAAAAGTTCAGGCTTTGCTTCAGTTTTGAGCATAGACCTGGGATTATATCAAAATGCAGGGGCAAATATTCCGCAGCAACTTGCGTATTCACTTGCCCAGGTTTCAGAATATCTACATCATTTTGAAGGACTGGATTCGGAAAAGAAGGCGAGTTTTAAAATTCAGTTTTACGTTTCGGTAGGATCAGATTATTTCTTCGAAATTTCGAAAATAAGAGCATTACGCTGGCTTTTCGCCACCATTGCGCCAGAGTTCGGGTTCCATAAAGATTGTCATATTGTTGCTGAACCAACAAAACGCACTAAAACATTATACGACTTTAATGTCAACCTACTTCGAACCACCACTGAAAGTATGAGTGCGATCCTTGGCGGTGCAGACAGCATTTGCAATATGCCTTACGATGCAATTTACCATAAGAATAACGAGTTTGGTGACCGCATTGCCCGCAATCAATTGCTGGTAATGAGACATGAAAGCTATTTTGGAAAAGTAGGAAATGTTGCTGAAGGGACTTATTATATAGAAACTATCACCCGCCAGATTGCTGAAAAAGCTTTACAGATATTTAAGGATATCGAAAAAGGCGGCGGTTTTCTAAAGGAACTAAAAGAAGGAATTATTCAAAAAAAGATCAGGGAAAGTGCAAAAGAAGAACAAAATAAATTTGATTCTGGAGAATTAATCCTTATTGGAACCAACAAGTTCGAAAACCCTGAAGACAGGATGAAAGACGATCTTGAGTTGTTCCCTTTTTTAAAGCAGAATCCAAGAAAAACGCTTTTACAGCCAGTCCTGGAAAGAAGATTAAGTGAAGCGATGGAGCAAAAACGACTGGAAAAGGAAACTTCTGCAGAAAACTCTCAAAATTAG